In the genome of Bradyrhizobium sp. CB3481, the window AGCGCGGTATCTTCGAAATACCGCACGAGATCGCGCCCCATCTGGGTGTTGAGCGCGTTGGAAGCGTCAGGCCGATTGAGCCGGACGACCATCACGTGCTGATCGACCGGTTCGAGCGACAGCGTCTCGAACGTGTTCATATCGCCTCGCAGGAGAAGCCGTTACCCTTGCGCCGGATCTTTCCAACTGAGGGTGAGGGGAAATGCGCGGTGCAGCACAGCGTGTCGGTGTCGCAGTAGCGCTCCAGGAAGCTGCGCCGCGTCTTCGCCGCCTGCGCCTGATCCACGTCGAACTTCACCGACATCTCCGGATAACGCGTCTGCAGCGGCGAATGCATCAGATCGCCGGAGAACACGGCGTCATCCTTAGCCCGGCCGAAGGTAAAGGCGGCGTGGCCCGGCGTATGTCCCGGGGTCGGCAGGATGCGGGTGTGGTCGCCGATCGAAAAATCGCTGCCCACGATCTCGGCCTGCTTCGCCTCGACGATCGGCAGCACGCTGTCGCCAAACGGCGGCACCGGCGTTTTGGCGTGTGTCTCGGTCCAGTAGTCGAACTCGGTCTTTTCAAACACGTAGCGCGCTTTTGGAAAAGTCGGTACCCAGCGGCCGTTGTCGAGCCGCGTATTCCAGCCGACATGATCGACATGCAGATGCGTGCACATGACGTAGTCGATATC includes:
- a CDS encoding MBL fold metallo-hydrolase, which codes for MSLKFTVGDLTIHRIIEQETTFLPALEMLPSLTPEVLAENRAWMQKAGALDDKDVLILCFQSYVVKTPHHTILIDSCIGNDKPRPQRPKWNMKTDDTYARALGAAGISVGDIDYVMCTHLHVDHVGWNTRLDNGRWVPTFPKARYVFEKTEFDYWTETHAKTPVPPFGDSVLPIVEAKQAEIVGSDFSIGDHTRILPTPGHTPGHAAFTFGRAKDDAVFSGDLMHSPLQTRYPEMSVKFDVDQAQAAKTRRSFLERYCDTDTLCCTAHFPSPSVGKIRRKGNGFSCEAI